One part of the Algibacter sp. L1A34 genome encodes these proteins:
- a CDS encoding sodium:solute symporter family protein: MSVQFWTWLLVGITFALYFGIAIWARAGSTKEFYVAGGGVSPLANGMATAADWMSAASFISMAGIISFSGYDGSVYLMGWTGGYVLLALLLAPYLRKFGKFTVPDFIGDRYYSNTARTVAVICALIVSFTYVAGQMRGVGIVFSQFLQVDINLGVVIGMTVVLTFALLGGMKGITYTQVAQYCVLIFAFMVPAFFISMQMTGNIIPQIGMGGKVEGGAFLLDKLDLLHTELGFHEYTSGTKSTWDVFAITLALMTGTAGLPHVIVRFFTVPKVKDARKSAGYALFLIAILYTTAPAIAVFSRTNLIETVSNKEYSEIPVWFKNWENTGLIAWSDKNGDGKIQYVAGNSLDGKKPVYTEARGLHGERMVSNASEAKNELYVDRDIMVLANPEIANLPNWVIALVAAGGLAAALSTAAGLLLVISTSISHDLIKKQLKPDISDKAELTAARISIFVAILIAGYFGVNPPGFVAAVVALAFGLAAASFFPAIILGIFDKRMNSQGAISGMVVGIVLMLFYMMKFKLDMFGGGTSEDWWFGTSPEGFGTIAMTVNIVISLVVSRLTPAPPQNVQDMVESIRIPSGAGEASDH, from the coding sequence ATGAGTGTACAATTTTGGACATGGTTATTAGTAGGGATTACTTTCGCCTTATATTTTGGAATAGCAATTTGGGCTAGAGCAGGCTCAACAAAAGAATTTTATGTCGCTGGTGGAGGCGTTTCTCCTTTGGCAAATGGTATGGCAACTGCAGCCGATTGGATGAGTGCAGCCTCCTTTATTAGTATGGCAGGAATTATTTCCTTTTCGGGTTATGATGGCTCTGTATACCTAATGGGCTGGACAGGTGGATATGTGCTTTTAGCATTGCTTCTAGCGCCTTATTTACGTAAGTTTGGGAAGTTTACTGTGCCAGATTTTATTGGAGATCGATATTACTCAAATACAGCAAGAACAGTAGCAGTAATTTGCGCATTAATAGTTTCATTTACTTATGTTGCGGGACAAATGCGTGGTGTAGGTATTGTATTTTCGCAATTCTTACAAGTAGATATTAATCTCGGTGTAGTCATTGGGATGACGGTTGTTTTAACCTTCGCTCTTTTAGGAGGAATGAAAGGAATAACATATACGCAAGTAGCACAATATTGTGTGTTAATTTTTGCTTTTATGGTACCAGCCTTTTTCATCTCTATGCAAATGACAGGAAACATTATTCCCCAAATAGGAATGGGGGGCAAAGTAGAAGGCGGAGCCTTTCTTCTAGATAAGCTAGACTTATTGCATACAGAGCTTGGTTTTCATGAATACACAAGCGGAACAAAATCCACTTGGGATGTTTTTGCAATTACTTTAGCATTAATGACAGGAACTGCTGGTTTACCTCACGTTATTGTGCGTTTCTTTACAGTACCTAAAGTAAAAGATGCACGTAAATCTGCAGGTTATGCATTATTCTTAATAGCTATTTTATATACAACAGCACCTGCAATTGCGGTATTTTCTAGAACGAATTTAATAGAAACAGTAAGTAATAAAGAATATTCTGAAATACCAGTATGGTTTAAAAACTGGGAGAATACGGGCTTAATTGCTTGGTCTGATAAAAATGGTGATGGAAAAATCCAGTATGTAGCTGGTAATTCTTTAGATGGTAAAAAACCAGTGTATACAGAGGCTAGAGGTTTACACGGAGAACGTATGGTTTCTAACGCAAGTGAAGCGAAAAACGAATTATATGTTGATAGAGATATTATGGTGTTGGCTAATCCAGAAATTGCAAATCTTCCAAATTGGGTGATCGCTTTAGTTGCAGCAGGTGGACTTGCGGCAGCATTATCTACTGCAGCAGGATTGCTTTTAGTGATTTCTACATCTATTTCTCACGATTTAATTAAAAAACAATTAAAACCAGATATTTCTGATAAAGCAGAATTAACAGCGGCAAGAATCTCAATTTTTGTAGCAATCTTAATTGCTGGTTACTTTGGTGTTAATCCACCAGGATTTGTAGCAGCAGTCGTCGCCCTGGCGTTTGGGCTTGCAGCCGCTTCCTTTTTTCCTGCCATTATTTTAGGGATTTTTGATAAGCGAATGAATAGTCAAGGTGCTATTTCAGGCATGGTAGTAGGTATTGTATTAATGCTGTTCTACATGATGAAGTTTAAACTAGATATGTTTGGCGGTGGTACAAGTGAAGATTGGTGGTTCGGGACATCTCCCGAAGGATTTGGTACTATTGCAATGACTGTAAATATTGTAATTTCATTGGTAGTTTCTAGATTAACACCAGCTCCACCTCAAAATGTTCAAGACATGGTAGAGAGTATAAGAATACCTTCTGGAGCAGGTGAAGCTTCAGATCATTAG
- a CDS encoding sensor histidine kinase — translation MSNYAIITIIIIYLAVLFFVAFLAEKKRRSKWVNNPYVYTLSLAVYCSAWTYYGSIGIAANSGINFLPIYLGPVIAAPLWIIVLRKIIRISKQHKISSIADFISLRYGNNRFLGALVTLICLFGTLPYISLQLKAVSETFEIMANKSSYVSSTILGDSTFYVALLLAVFAAFFGTQNTDASEKHKGIIASVAFESVLKLVFFLIIGVYITFYLFDGTSDIYNQISITENFKELTTLGGVEDGFNWFFLIALSFMSIFLLPRQFQVSVLENNREKHLKKAIWLFPLYLLLFNVFVIFIAWAGKLTFGSDSNAEYYTLLLPLENDNYFLAVLVFLGGFSAVISMVVVSTVALSTMVSNNLIIPYGFLDKFIKNQPERNSKYIKNIRRISIFTIIIAAYFFYVSFSRELSLYSIGLISFVIISQLAPSFFIGLYWNRGSSKAAILGIIVGFCIAVYTLVLPFTFQAYTGTSGFIHHGLLGITALKPYALFGIDFLSPPAHAFFWSITFNLMSYLVFSLIAKGNYRERNYAEMFVDSNNFSSLQDSALVWKGEAYVQDIKNVLVRFLGEKRATRALAIFFTKYKLPQDTQLADARLINFSEKLLTGSIGSASAKILIASVVKEEQISLVEVLKILEESKENIVSNKVLLDKSNELSQLSSKLKEANEELISKDKQKDEFLDTVAHELKTPITGIRAATELLMDEDDDMPQEIKAQFLKNILQDSERLGRLIHNILDFEKLETGRLNLDLQYQDIQKTIAKAIGSISQIAAKKEVQIINSNLHAFMTSYDEDRILQVLTNLISNAIKFCPPKVGKIEIDYRLGNELVEISVTDNGKGIPKEDHDFIFDKFYQSKDQNTRKPQGSGLGLAITKQIVEKHKGKIWAKKDVKNGAMLVFTIPFK, via the coding sequence ATGAGTAATTACGCGATAATCACCATAATAATTATTTATTTAGCAGTATTGTTTTTCGTTGCTTTTCTTGCTGAAAAAAAACGAAGAAGCAAATGGGTTAATAACCCTTATGTATATACATTATCTTTAGCTGTTTATTGCTCTGCTTGGACTTATTATGGAAGTATCGGTATTGCAGCTAATTCCGGAATTAATTTTTTACCCATTTATTTAGGGCCAGTTATAGCAGCACCTTTGTGGATAATAGTGCTCAGAAAAATTATTAGGATTTCTAAACAACATAAAATTTCATCAATAGCCGATTTTATTTCACTTCGCTACGGAAATAATAGGTTTTTAGGAGCTTTAGTAACTTTAATCTGTCTATTTGGAACGCTGCCTTATATTTCATTACAACTAAAGGCTGTTTCAGAAACTTTCGAAATCATGGCTAATAAAAGTAGTTATGTTTCATCAACTATTTTAGGTGATTCTACATTTTATGTCGCTTTATTACTTGCCGTTTTTGCAGCTTTCTTTGGAACACAAAACACAGATGCTTCAGAAAAACATAAAGGAATTATCGCATCTGTTGCTTTCGAATCGGTTTTAAAACTCGTTTTCTTTTTAATAATTGGAGTGTATATCACATTTTATTTATTTGATGGTACATCCGATATTTATAATCAAATTTCAATAACCGAAAATTTTAAAGAGCTTACAACATTAGGCGGAGTAGAAGATGGCTTTAATTGGTTTTTTCTAATTGCATTATCTTTTATGTCTATTTTTTTATTACCAAGACAGTTTCAAGTTTCAGTTTTAGAAAATAATAGAGAGAAGCATCTAAAAAAAGCGATTTGGTTATTTCCGTTATACTTATTGTTATTTAACGTATTTGTTATTTTTATTGCTTGGGCAGGAAAGCTCACATTTGGTTCAGATTCAAATGCTGAATATTATACATTGTTGTTGCCTTTAGAAAATGATAATTATTTTTTAGCGGTCCTCGTTTTTCTCGGTGGGTTTTCTGCTGTTATTTCTATGGTGGTTGTGTCAACCGTTGCTTTGTCAACCATGGTAAGTAACAATTTAATTATTCCTTATGGTTTTTTAGATAAGTTTATAAAAAACCAACCGGAACGAAATTCTAAATACATAAAGAATATTCGTCGTATTTCAATTTTTACAATTATAATTGCTGCATATTTTTTCTATGTGTCATTTTCACGTGAGTTATCATTGTACTCAATAGGTTTAATTTCTTTTGTAATTATTTCTCAATTAGCACCTTCATTTTTTATTGGTTTATACTGGAATCGTGGTTCATCAAAAGCTGCTATTCTGGGTATAATTGTAGGTTTCTGTATTGCGGTTTACACCTTGGTTCTGCCATTTACATTTCAAGCTTATACTGGTACAAGCGGTTTTATACATCATGGTTTATTGGGTATTACAGCATTAAAACCTTACGCTTTGTTTGGAATCGATTTTTTAAGTCCGCCAGCGCATGCTTTCTTTTGGAGTATAACATTTAATCTTATGAGTTATTTAGTGTTTTCGCTAATTGCAAAAGGGAACTATAGAGAACGTAACTATGCAGAAATGTTTGTAGATAGTAATAATTTTTCATCACTTCAAGATAGTGCTTTGGTCTGGAAAGGTGAAGCTTACGTGCAGGATATTAAAAATGTTTTGGTTCGGTTTTTAGGTGAAAAAAGAGCGACACGTGCTTTGGCTATTTTCTTTACCAAGTATAAACTACCTCAAGATACGCAATTGGCAGATGCACGTTTAATTAATTTTTCTGAAAAACTTTTAACAGGTAGTATTGGTTCGGCTTCAGCCAAAATATTAATAGCAAGTGTGGTTAAAGAGGAGCAGATTAGTTTAGTGGAAGTTTTGAAGATCTTGGAAGAATCTAAAGAAAACATTGTTAGTAATAAAGTTTTGCTAGATAAGTCAAATGAGCTTTCTCAATTGTCTTCAAAATTAAAAGAAGCAAATGAAGAATTAATAAGTAAAGACAAACAAAAAGATGAGTTTTTAGATACGGTTGCGCACGAGCTTAAAACACCAATTACTGGTATTCGTGCAGCTACGGAGTTGCTTATGGATGAAGATGATGATATGCCACAGGAAATAAAGGCGCAGTTCTTAAAAAATATTCTTCAAGATTCTGAGCGTTTAGGGCGGTTAATACATAATATTCTAGATTTTGAAAAATTAGAAACAGGGCGATTAAATTTAGATTTACAATATCAAGACATTCAAAAAACGATTGCAAAAGCTATTGGTAGTATCTCGCAAATTGCAGCAAAAAAAGAAGTCCAAATTATTAATAGTAATTTACATGCTTTTATGACAAGTTATGATGAAGATCGGATACTTCAAGTATTAACCAATTTGATATCTAATGCCATAAAGTTTTGTCCGCCTAAAGTAGGGAAGATAGAAATAGATTATAGATTAGGAAATGAGTTAGTTGAAATCTCTGTAACCGATAATGGTAAAGGGATTCCGAAGGAAGATCACGATTTTATTTTCGACAAATTTTATCAATCTAAAGATCAAAATACAAGAAAACCGCAAGGAAGCGGGTTAGGCTTAGCGATTACTAAGCAAATTGTTGAAAAACACAAAGGAAAAATTTGGGCAAAAAAAGATGTAAAAAATGGAGCAATGCTTGTTTTTACCATCCCTTTTAAGTAA
- a CDS encoding response regulator transcription factor, translating into MKKKILIVDDEPNIVMSLEYTFKKQGFEVFIARDGSEALEILKHEIPNVILLDVMMPNVDGYQTLTHIKNTSNLKDTKVVFLTAKNKASDIEKGLNLGADKYLTKPFSVKKIVSEILELLE; encoded by the coding sequence ATGAAGAAGAAAATTTTAATTGTTGACGATGAGCCAAATATTGTAATGTCGTTAGAATACACTTTCAAAAAACAAGGCTTTGAAGTGTTTATTGCAAGAGATGGAAGTGAGGCTTTAGAGATATTAAAACATGAGATTCCTAATGTTATTTTGCTAGATGTTATGATGCCAAATGTAGATGGATATCAAACGTTAACACATATAAAAAATACGAGCAATTTAAAAGATACCAAAGTGGTGTTTTTAACTGCCAAAAATAAAGCTTCAGATATTGAGAAAGGGTTAAATCTTGGAGCTGATAAATATTTAACTAAACCTTTCTCAGTAAAAAAAATAGTTTCAGAAATACTGGAGCTTTTA